The segment CCGAGGGAGCCCAAGTGATCGCCTACTGGAGAGAGAGGTGGAAATGAGATGATTTGTATCTTTGACAAGGACGAAAACCTCCGCTCCACCCTGTTGCAGGAAGAAGGGTTTCTCCATTGGGCCGAGGCCAAAATTGAGGAGGAATTGAACGGGCAGACCAGCATGGATCTGTCCGTTCCCTATTTTGTCAACAGTCCGGACCACCCGGGGTCAGGGGAGCGGAATCATCCGGATGTCCACTGGATCGAGGTGGAAAACACCCTGGTTGTGAAGATGACGGACTACAACCGGGATGAAGAATACTTCCGGGAGTTTGTCATCAAAGAGACAGAGCTGGATACAGAGGCCGATCTGAAAATCGCCTACTGTCATGATTCTGCCATCGCCGAGCTCAACGACGAAAAGGTTGAGGAGAAACGGCCGGGATATGGATCCGACAGCGGGACGACGGCACGGATCGCCCTTCAGGACGCCTTGGAGGGTTCCCGGTGGGTGCCGGGGATCGTGGAGGATCTCGGTTTGTCACGGGCTCACTTCTTCCATGAATCCCGTCTCGCCTGCGTTCACAAGATTTTGGAGGCGTGGGGGGCGGAAGTCCGCTTCCGGGTGGAAGTTTCGGGAAGCGGAATTGTGGGCCGGTATGTGGATCTCTTCGCCGAGCGGGGAGCGGATCGGGGAAAACGGATTGAGTTGGGGAAAGATCTGATGGCCCTCAATCTGAATATCTCCAGTGAGAACCTGAAAACGGCCATCTGGCCCCGGGGAAAAGGGCTGAAGTCGGATGGGGAGGAAGACCTCGACCCGGCGGCAGGTCGAAGGGTCAGCATCGCCGAAGTGGAGTGGAGCCAGGCCTTGGGCGATCCGGTGGAGAAGCCGAAGGGGCAGGAATGGATCGGTCTGCCTGAAGAGTTGGAGGCTTGGGGACGTGGGAAGCCCGGGCAGAAACGGCACAAGATGGTGGATGTGGTGTTTGAGGAGATAGAGGATCCGGAAACGCTGGCCCAGGAGGCCTTTAAACTCCTCCAGGAGTTGGCCAAGCCGGAGGTTTCCGCCGACATCCGGATGATGGACCTGGAGCATCAAACCAGTCACGAAGCGGTCCGGTTGGGTGACACCGTCCGGCTGGTGATCTCCTCAGTGGATCCGGCCATCCGGTTGCGGGCACGGGTGGTGAAGCGGGTCCAATACCTGGGGGAGATGGAGCGGACGGAGGTTACCATCGGGAGTCAAGTGGAGACGACTTTGGAACTATCCCGGGAGATCCGGCGGGAGGTGGAGAAGGAGTTTGGCAAGGTGGCTCCAATCACCTGGAAAGACTCCATGATTGACTTGTTGAACAATGAAATTGTCTCCTCCAATGCCTATCTCTATATGAACACCAGCGATGGCATGATCCTGTTCAATCGCCCCCGGGACCAACATCCCGACGAGGCCATGCAGATGGTGGCGGCGGGGCTCCGGATCTCTGCCACCAAGGATCCGGAGGGGGAGTTCATATGGACCACGGCAATCACTGCCAAGGGAATCCACGCCGATGCGATCACCACCGGGCAGATGAAGGCGGATCGGATCGGCGCCGGCATTCTCAGCCTCGGTGGGAAAGATTTCGGTGCCGCTCAATTGTTCCTCCGGGACAGAGAAGACAATATTATTGCCCACTTCGACGGAGAGGCCCGCAGCTGGAATGAATTGCGGGCGGGAGCGATGTATGCTCCCAATGTGCCCCGGCGGACGACGTTGGAGGATGAACTCTCCACCACCAGCCTTTATGTTCACCCGGTGGCGGGGGATGATGTGGAAGGGGACGGAACCTCCTCCCATCCCTTTCGCACTCTGCAACGGGCGGTCGATTTCATCCCGGAGGTGAATGATGCCACTTGGGATATCCGGGTGATCGAGCCGACGAAATATCCTATCTCGGAGCATCTGGAGATCCGGGGATTCCGGGGGGATGGAATCGTCCGGTTTCGGATGGACGGTGTTCGGTTCAACGGGTGGGTTCGGCTCTCATCCAATCTGCACCGGTTTGCATTTTACGGGGGCCACTACTATCACAATGGACAGGGTCATCCCCGGACTCCGGAAGGACCGATCGCCACCTTTCATGTGATCAGGACCAACATTCTGTACATGGAGAATTGCTGCGTTTCGGCAGAACAGAAGGCGGAGCATGCCATGTCCGCCACCTATGGCTCCTTTGTGGAAGCCCACGACTGCTATTTTGATCGCGGGCTTCGCAACGGCGCTCAGGCGATCCGGGGTTCCAAGATGTACATCAACAACTGCGGCGGGCGGGAGAATGGCGAATTTGGCGCTTATGCCTCCATCAACAGTGAAATCGCCATCTCCGGAGATGTAGTGGATCAAAAGATTTACTGTCCTGCCGGGAAAGGAGGCGGGACAGGGGAGGATCACTTTTTCTGGTACTCCACTTGGACCTCCGAGGTGAGGGTTCCGTCCACCTATGCCGGGAGGAAAAGATCGGGATTGAGGGTGGCGATTCCCGAAAACAAGATCTTGACCGCCTATCCCACAGAGGTTGCCAGTTGGCGGGGTCAGGGGGGCGACACAGACGATGGCCGGGGTTGGCATGTCGGCAGGCTGCTCCAAGGTGCGGGCTTCTATCCCCATCTGTTGGCAGAGGGAGAAGACGGATATGGAGGGAACCATGCCGGATTCGTCTGGTTTGGCAATATCAACTTCAAAACCCGGCTGGCAGGCCGGACCATCAAAGATGTCCGGGTCCAACTCCGACGGGCACCCCGATTCACCCCGGATACCCCGAAGGAAGTCCAATGTTGGTTGCACAACTATGTCCGCCAAGATGAGGCGGAGGATTGGGAGCCAAGCAGGGTCCTGATGGAGAGTCACAAGGTGGGATCCTACTCCTGGAATGATGAAAGGAGATTCACACTCCCCCGATCCGCCGGAGAGCGATTGGCGAAGGGAGAGGCGATCGGATTGGCCTTTTTCCATGAAGACTGGACCCAGGGATTGGAGATCGTGCCCCGATCGGTGGTGTTGGAGGTGGTGTACGAGTGAAAATCGTCCTGCATAACGATGAGCGCGTGGTGGATGTGATTGGCGGATGTCAGGAGATTCGGGTCCATGGTGACAGAATCCGCTGGGAAGGGGGCGACCTGTGCGCTCCTTTTTTCTTGGTCCCTGATGAGGTGGATGTCCACCCGGAAGATCCGGTTGACTCCGTGGCGGATCATTGCCGCAAACAGGACTGGGAGCCGCCGGATCCGCAATGGATGCAAGAGTTGTTGGAACGGGTGGAGGCTCTGGAGAAAGGGGTGGAACATGGAAAAAGCGATTAAATGGATCCTTGGTCTGGGCGGCGCCTCCGCCTCTTTTTTATGGGGAGGGTGGTCGTCATTGCTGGGGGTGTTGTTGTTTTTAGTGATCTTGGACTACCTGTCCGGAATGATTGCGGCCGCAATGGAGGGCAAGTTGAACAGCGGTGTGGGCATGATCGGGATCACCAAAAAGATTTTAACCTTTGCCCTGGTGGCGGTGGCACATTTGGTGGATGGGACATTGGGTGAAAACCATCTGTTCCGGGATGCGGCGATCTTCTTCTATCTGGCCAATGAAATGCTGTCCATCTTGGAAAATGCAGGGCGGATCGGGGTGCCGATCCCGCCCGGGTTTCACCAGGCGATTGAACTGTTGAAAGGGAAAGAGGAGGAGAAATGAATTTGTGATCCCCTGGGCCAAAAACAGAAGGAAGGAGTTGATTCCGTGGCCAAGAAAATCTTTATCGACCCCGGACACGGGGGCAAGGATCCGGGAGCGACGGGAAACGGGCTGAAGGAAAAGGATCTGACCTTGGCCATCGCCCGGGAGTGTCGTCGGGTTCTGCAACAGGAGTATACCGGTCACAGTATCCGGATGAGCCGGGAGAAGGATCAGACGGTTTCCTTGCGGCAACGTACAGAGGAAGCCAACCGATGGGGAGCCCATTTTTTTCTGTCGATCCACATTAACGCCGGGGGCGGAACCGGATTTGAATCCTATCGGTATGTAAAACAGGGATCGGCGATGACGATGGCGGTGCAGAAGGAGGTTCATGCTGTGGTTTTGGCCCGATCGGGATGGAAGGACCGGCGGAAAAAGTGGGCCAACTTTCATGTGTTGCGCGAATCCAAGATGCCCGCCGTCTTGACGGAAAACGGGTTTATCGACACCGGGGCCGACGCTGCGAAGCTGAAGGACCCGGCATTTGTGAAGAAACTGGGGCGGGCCCATGCGGAAGGATTGGCCAAAGCACTGGGGTTGAAGAAGAAGCCCTCCTCAGCTCCACCTGTGTCTGCACCGAAGCGGGATCAACTGATCCGGGTGAGGGTGAACGGGAAACAGGCAGGGGCTTTTGCACAGCCTGAAAATGCCGTGGATCTGGTGGAAAAGGTAGCTAAACCGGGAGCGGTGATTGATGTGAATATGGTTTAGGAGAAGCCTGGCCGGGGGGATCACCCGCCGGGCCCTTTTGGTTTTAACCGCTAGAAACATTGTGAAAGAGCCGTCATACCCATAGGGCACAAGTCGTGCCTAGGGTCGCTTCACTCCCCGGTCTTGCTATGCACTCTCCAGCACAAGTCTCGCCTAGGTCACTCCGTTCCCGGTCTCGCTATGCAGGGAGGGTTGGGTTTCACATGGAGTGACTTTGGCTCGTAAGAACAACCGGAACGGAATGTGAAACCCAATCCCGACCGCCTTCAAACGCACTAAATCACAATGCTTCCAGGCGGATCGGCTGGAAGGGAGCCGTTGGAAATCCGGTTTCAGCCGTTGTGGGATGATCTGTTCTGTGTTACAATGAACAGACCGCGCTAGATGGGGAGGTAGCGGTGCCCTGTAACCCGCAATCCGCTACAGCGGGATTGAATTCCCGCCTAAGGCTTTCATCGTGTGGGGTCCGGCCCATGCAGGAAGTGTTGACGAACAGGTCCTGCGCAACGGGAACCTCTGAACCGTGTCAGGTCCTGACGGAAGCAGCACTAAGGAGACACTCCCGTGTGCCGCAGGGGTGCCTGATCCGAGCCGAATGCATGGAGCCCGCCCAGGCGGAGGAGGTCGAAGGCGGGTGCGCGGTACATAACTCAGGTTTACAAAGCGAACCGAGATCAACGGTTCGCTTTTTTTTGAAGGAAGTCAGAGAAGCGGGGCGAATAAATTGAATAAGGAAAAATATTGATATAACCATTGGGTGAAGATGCATCTGTTGACTTTAACGGGGATGAAGGAGGTTGTAAGGTGCCCATCGCGTTTCATCTGGATTTACATCCCGATCAACTGGCATCCTGGGTGAAAAACTGTACCCAGGCCGTGGTGACGGTGGATGACCAAGGGGTGGTCAAAACGGTGAGCCCGCAGTTTCTGAAACTGCTTCAATGCCCTTTGGATCAAGTGGTGGAGCAACCCTTGGATCGTTACCTCCACCTTCCCCCGGAGGAGATGGAGCGTCTCCGACATCCGGATGCCCACGGTGGCCTCCGGTGGGTACAGGGAGAGCTGCTTCCCTTTGGATCCTCCCCCAAGACGGTGACCCTGCAGCGGATTTCCGGAAAAAGCTCTGATGGGTGGCTCCATCTCCTTTTGATATATTCCCGAGATCAAGGTGCTCACCATCTGCAACGACATGCGGAGCAGATTGTGAACAGCTTGCCCCAGGGCATTGTTCTGTTGGATTCCACATTGCGGGTGACGGAAATCAATCCCGCCGCGTGCCGGATGTTTGGTGTGAACAAGGATGACCTGTGTGGGCAGGAGATGAAGCGATTGTTTTTGCGCCTCGAGGGAGGGGAGGGGGTCGATGAACTGGAGGACAGGATCCGCCGCAGAGAACCCTTCCGGGATATTCCGGCCTCCTGGATTCTGGAGGGCGTCCCCCAAGTGGTTACGGTCGATTACGAAATCGCGGCTGAGTCCGGAGGAGAAAGCTTCCTCACCATTAACGATATCACCCGGAATCATCTGTTGGACTTGAAGGTCCGGCAGACGGACCGCTTGGCGATGATCGGTCAGATGGCAGCCGGGACTGCCCATGAAATTCGGAATCCACTGACTTCGATCCGGGGGTTCTTGCAGGTGATCCGTCATACTCTCGACGAGAGGGGAGACTTAAAAGGCCAAGGCTACGCAGAGATTATGCTCCGGGAGATTGATCGGATCAATCATCTGCTTGGCGAGTTTCTGTTGATGGGTAAACCACGGAACGTAAAAAAGCGCCGGGTGGAGTTGGACCACTCCCTGCGGGAATTACTTCCGATCATTGAAAATGAAGCGATCCTCCATAACATCGAAGTTCGTTATTTGCCCGGACTGAAAGACTTTCCGCCGGTGTGGGCCGATCCGGAATTATTGAAGCAAGTGGTTTTGAATTTATGCAAAAACGGAATCGAAGCGATGGGGGAAGGAGGACTTCTGCAACTGCGCCTGAGCGGGGATGAGGAGCGCTTGATTCTGGAAGTGGAAGATCATGGTCCGGGAATTCCGGATTCGGAAATCAACCTGATATTTGACCCCTTCTATACAACCAAGGAGAACGGAACCGGCCTCGGATTGGCGGTAAGCAAGCAGATCATTGAGGATATCGGGGGGGAAATTCAGGTCTCCTCCGGTGAAGCGGGGAGCATTTTCAGCGTGATTCTCCCTTGTGTCCGGGACTGACCACCCGTCATGGAAAGGCGGGTTTTCCTTTTGGAAAAATCCCCGGTTCTATAGTATGATAAATACATTATCAACCTTGTGCCCTCAACCGCATCACGGAGAAAGTTTGGAGGGTTGCACGTGTCGTATCGGGCACTGTACCGCGTTTGGCGTCCGCAAAAGTTTGAAGACCTGATCGGACAGGAACATGTAACCACCACCTTGAAAAATGCCCTGGCCGAGGGCCATTTTTCCCATGCCTATCTTTTCAGCGGTCCCCGGGGAACGGGGAAGACCAGTGCCGCCAAGATTATGGCGAAAGCGGTGAACTGTCTGCAGGGACCGGCACCGGAACCTTGCAACGAATGCGATGCCTGCCGCAAGATCACGGATGGATCACTGATGGACGTGGTGGAAATCGATGCCGCTTCCAACCGGGGCGTGGACGAGATCCGGGACCTTCGGGACAAGGTGAAATATGCTCCCTCGGAAGTGCGCTGTAAGGTCTATATCGTGGACGAAGTTCATATGTTGACCGCGGAAGCTTTCAATGCCCTTCTGAAAACTTTGGAGGAGCCTCCCGGACATGCGATCTTCATCCTGGCGACCACAGAACCGCACAAATTGCCATCCACCATCATCTCCCGCTGCCAAAGGTTTTCCTTTCGTCGCCATACCTTGGGGAATACGCTGGGACATCTGCGGAAAATCTGTGATTCCCAAGGGATTCAGGCGGAGGATTCCGCTTTGGCGGTGATTGCCCAGGCGGCGGACGGAGGGATGCGGGATGCCCTCAGCCTGTTGGACCAGGTCCTCGCTTTTTCCGATGACCGTGTGGATGAGGCTGCCGTTCTGTCTGTGACGGGATCTGTTTCCCGCGCCACCCTGGGAGACCTGATGGAGGCCTGTCTCGGTCGGGATGCAGGCACGGCCCTGGAGAAGGTGGAGGAGTTATTGGCGGACGGACTGGAGCCGGAAAGGTTGATCCATGACTTGGTGCAGTTGTCCCGTGACCTTCTGTTGCTGGCCGCCGCTCCGGAATTAAAGGAAGTGCAAGAACGGCTGGCCGGGGAAGAGCGATGGAACCGGCTGATAAAAAGAGAATCGATCGATGGTTTGGAAGGGGTGCTGGAGACCCTGATCCAGACCCAGCAACAGATGAAATGGGCCCCCCATCCCCGGGTGCTTCTGGAAATGGCCTTGGTTCGGATCTGCCACCACTCCGGACCCCCTTCACCCCAAGAGCGCGGAGATGCGGATTTGATCGCCGGCCTGCAGGAACAGTTAAAACAGCTGAAACAAAAGGTGGAGGAATTGAGCGGCCTTGCCGCTTCCCCGCCTGTTGCCGAGCCGGCCCCGCCTCCCTCTGTGCGGCGGGAACCGGCAGCGGGAGGAGGAGAGAGGACGGGTCGAAAAAATTTGGGCCCGGCCCGGTTGGCCCCCCTGTTAAAAGAGGCTTCCACTGAGGCTTTGCAAAAACTGCAACGGGCATGGCCGGAAGTGCTGGCCCGGGTCAAGGAGCGGAAAATCACGGTCCATGCCTGGTTGATCGACGGGGAGCCGGTTGCGGCCACGGAGGACACTCTCCTGATGGCCTTCAAGAACAACATTCACCGGGAGACCACGGAGAAGGATTCCAATAAAAAGCTGATTGAGCAAGTGATGAAAGAAGTACTCGGCTCCACGATCCGTCTGATGACCGTGATGCGGGAGGATTGGGAAAAGGAGCGTTCGGCTGCGGGGGTCCCCTCCGTCACCGGGAGGGAATCAGGGGAAAAGGAAGTTCCCCCCCAAGAGGGATCCGAGTCCGATGACCCCGTGGAAAGGGCTGTGGAGATGTTTGGCAAAGATATGGTTGAAATCACGGATTGACCCACTTCGCTGTGGGCAGGGAGGTTTGGATAAATGAAAAACATGAACCAAATGATGAAGCAGATGAAAAAGATGCAAGCGCAAATGGCCAAGGCTCAAGAGGAGTTGGCTGATAAGGAAGTGGAGGGAACGGCGGGAGGCGGTGTGGTCAAGGTCGTGATGAACGGACACAAACAGGTGCTGTCCGTGGAGATTGACCCGGAAGCGGTGGATCCCGAAGATGTGGAAATGTTGCAAGACATGGTGACTGCCGCATTTAACGAAGCGATGAAAAATGTGGACGACCTGGTTTCAAAAGACCTGGGGAAACTGACCGGAGGTTTGAATATCCCGGGTCTGTTTTAAGACCGGATCACATCTGCAGCCTGTTCAGGTGAACAGGCTCTTTACTTGATTTGAACTCACCGGAAAGGAGGGAGGGCGGATGAATGTACCCGAGCCCATATCGAAACTGATCGACGGGTTTATGAGGTTGCCGGGTATTGGACCCAAGACGGCCCAACGCCTGGCTTTCTTTGTGCTGGGGATGGAAGAAGAGGATGTGATGGAACTGGCCAAAGCGCTGGTTCATGCCAAGCGGGATTTAAAACGGTGCCAGGTGTGCAGCAATATCACCGATCAACCGGTCTGTTCCGTCTGCAGGGATAAAAGTCGGGATCGTTCCATGATCTGTGTTGTTCAAGATCCGAGAGATGTGATCGCCATGGAGAGAACCCGGGAGTACGCCGGATTGTATCATGTGTTGCACGGAGCGATCTCGCCGATGGAAGGAATCGGACCGGATGAACTGAGCATACCGGACTTGTTGAAACGGCTGGAGGATGAAACCGTTCAGGAAATGATTTTGGCGACTAACCCCAACATTGAAGGTGAAGCCACGGCGATGTACTTGCAACGACTGGTGAAGCCCTTCGGTATCAAAGTGACACGAATAGCCCATGGCCTGCCTGTGGGCGGTGACCTGGAATATGCCGATGAAGTCACACTGACCAAAGCTCTGGAAGGAAGAAGGGAGCTTTGAACTGAATCGGGAGTTTCTTTGCAAGAGCCGGGGAAAATGATTTCACCATGTTCGTCCTAAAAGCGTTATGAATCAGTGCATTCTTGGACGGTCGGGATTGGGTTTCACATGTCGTTTTCGTTGTTCTTACGATCCAAAATCACTCCATGTGAAACCCAACCCTCCGTGCATAGCGAGACCGGGAACGGAGTGACCTAGGCGAGACTTGTGCTGGTGAGTGCATAGCGAGACCGGAAACGAAGTGACCTTGGCGAGACTTGTGCCCTAAGGGTATGACGGCTTTTTCACAATACTTCTAAGGAGGGGTCGCCAATGCTCCCGAATGTTTCCGTTCAGCCTGCCGGGAAGGGCCCGGATCCGGACAAAAACCCTGTCTCCGCCAAACTTCGCTTGGCAGCTGCCTGGCTTCTTTGCTTCAGTTATTTCTATATGATTCCCATGGAGTTTTCCTCACTTGAGTGGGAAAAAACGGGGGAAGGGCTGTGGCGGGCCACTGAAGGGGGCACGGGTCTCCTTGTGGCAGTCCAGCTCCTGTTGTGGCTGACAGGCACGCTGCTGGTCTCCATCCTGTTTCTGGTGACCGGCCTGGTCGGAGGCTTTCAATATGAGAGGAAGCCGGGGGATGGCCCGCTTCGGGGAAGGGATCTGGCCTATTACTTCGCCTGGGTTCAGGTTCTCACTTTCGCCTCTTTATTTCTCTTCTCGCCGTTTGTCCAGGATGGGGGTTGGATCTCCACATTTCTTCCCTATTTTCCCCATCTGCTCATGGTGCTGTTGGCCCTCTTCTTGTTTCGGGGGCGGTTATCCAGCCTGGGGTTCCGTTCCTTCCCGGGAAGGCGCTGGTTGGGGATCTGTGCCGCTGTGGGTATTGCCTATGCCTTCATTTATTTTCTGTTGGATCCTTTGGTGACGGAACCGGTGGCACGGATCTTCTCGCTGGATATGACCTCATGGCGGGAGGACAGCATCAGCCGGGGATTGGCGAAGGCGGCGGGATTGGGCTGGGTGTTTGGGGCGGGCCAAGTGCTCATGATCGGTGTGATCGGGCCCATCGCGGAAGAAGTGCTGTTTCGGGGAGTTTTGATGGGGGTATTGGCGAAACGGGTGGGGGTTGCCGCCGCTGTCTTCCTTTCCTCTGCTGTCTTTGCCCTGTCCCATGTGGATGTGGCATTTTTGGCTCCGCTTTTTGTGATGGGACTGATCCTGGGAATCCTGTACGCGTATTTCAAAAACCTCTGGGTACCCATTCTTTTTCACATAGTGAACAACACCGTTTCCGTGGTGTTGGACTTGCTTCAAATGAATGGATGATGAAAGACAGCCGGACCCTGATCCAGCTTTTTTACAGAAACCCAGGGTCTTGCCGGTTCTACCTTCTCCTCTCCGCTCATATGCTTGTACCAACGGAAAGGAGGCAAGGGGGATGGCAATTGAATGGTGGATGCTGGCTGCCGCTGTCAGCGTGATTCTGTTTATGTTGATCAGCAGATCCGTGGTTAAACCCCTCCGTTGGATTTGGTACAGTCTGTTATATTCAGCGGTGGGGGCCTTGCTGTTGTTTGTGCTGAACCTGGCTGCTGAGTGGGTTGAATTCCGGATCCCCATCAATCCGGTAACAGCCTTTATCACCGGGGTGCTTGGATTACCGGGGCTGGTATGTTTGGTGATGGTGAAACTGTTTTTAGTGGGGGGATAAATAAAATCCAAAAAAGGTGTTGACGAAGGAAGGAGTTCGTGGTAAATTAATATCTGTCGCCGCAAGATCGGCCTGACCGGCCGGATCCGAGGCAGACACGAGTAAAAATAAAAAAGCTGTTGACAGGAACGACGGAGCATGATAAGATAGTTCTTGTCGCCGCGAGAGAGGCACTCGCCTCGCCGAGCGGCAGAAACAGCGAGATCGAGCGTTCCTTGAAAACTGAAGAGCGAAAGAACGACCCTGTCATAAATGAGCAATCAACTCTTTATTGAAGAGTTTGATCCTGGCTCAGGACGAACGCTGGCGGCGTGCCTAATACATGCAAGTCGAGCGATCTGGAGGTTGGAGATTAGAGGTTAGAAGTTAGACGAAACCAATCGGCGAAGCCGATTGGATGAATCTGATTTCCAACTTCCAATCTCCAACTTCCAGGGAGCGGCGGACGGGTGAGTAACACGTGGGCAACCTGCCCGCAAGACCGGGATAACTCCGGGAAACCGGGGCTAATACCGGATGATGCCTCTTCCTGCATGGGAGGATGCTGAAAGGCGGCCTTTGGCTGTCACTTGCGGATGGGCCCGCGGCGCATTAGCTGGTTGGTGAGGTAACGGCTCACCAAGGCGACGATGCGTAGCCGACCTGAGAGGGTGACCGGCCACACTGGGACTGAGACACGGCCCAGACTCCTACGGGAGGCAGCAGTAGGGAATTTTCCGCAATGGGCGCAAGCCTGACGGAGCAACGCCGCGTGAGTGAGGACGGCTTTCGGGTTGTAAAACTCTGTTCTTCGGGAAGAACGGTCGAAGGGTGAACAATCCTTTGGCATGACGGTACCGGAGGAGAAAGCCCCGGCTAACTACGTGCCAGCAGCCGCGGTAATACGTAGGGGGCAAGCGTTGTCCGGAATTATTGGGCGTAAAGCGCGCGCAGGCGGCCTGTTAAGTCTGGTGTGAAAGACCACGGCTCAACCGTGGGGTGGCATCAGAAACTGGCGGGCTTGAGTGCAGGAGAGGAGAGTGGAATTCCCGGTGTAGCGGTGGAATGCGTAGAGATCGGGAGGAACACCAGTGGCGAAGGCGACTCTCTGGCCTGTAACTGACGCTGAGGCGCGAAAGCGTGGGGAGCGAACAGGATTAGATACCCCGGTAGTCCACGCCGTAAACGATGAGTGCTAGGTGTTGGGGGTTTCCGCCCTCTGTGCCGAAGGTAACCCAATAAGCACTCCGCCCGGGAGTACGGCCGCAAGGCTGAAACTCAAAGGAATTGACGGGGGCCCGCACAAGCGGTGGAGCATGTGGTTTAATTCGAAGCAACGCGAAGAACCTTACAGGGAGCTTGACATCCCGCTGACCGGTGTAGAGATACACCTTCCCTTCGGGGCAGCGGTGACAGGTGGTGCATGGTTGTCGTCAGCTCGTGTCGTGAGATGTTGGGTTCAGTCCCGCAACGAGCGCAACCCCTTGTCGTCAGTTGCCAGCACATGATGGTGGGCACTCTGGCGAGACAGCCGGTGAAAGCCGGAGGAAGGTGGGGATGACGTCAAATCATCATGCCCCTTATGTCCCGGGCTACACACG is part of the Kroppenstedtia eburnea genome and harbors:
- a CDS encoding phage tail protein, with the protein product MICIFDKDENLRSTLLQEEGFLHWAEAKIEEELNGQTSMDLSVPYFVNSPDHPGSGERNHPDVHWIEVENTLVVKMTDYNRDEEYFREFVIKETELDTEADLKIAYCHDSAIAELNDEKVEEKRPGYGSDSGTTARIALQDALEGSRWVPGIVEDLGLSRAHFFHESRLACVHKILEAWGAEVRFRVEVSGSGIVGRYVDLFAERGADRGKRIELGKDLMALNLNISSENLKTAIWPRGKGLKSDGEEDLDPAAGRRVSIAEVEWSQALGDPVEKPKGQEWIGLPEELEAWGRGKPGQKRHKMVDVVFEEIEDPETLAQEAFKLLQELAKPEVSADIRMMDLEHQTSHEAVRLGDTVRLVISSVDPAIRLRARVVKRVQYLGEMERTEVTIGSQVETTLELSREIRREVEKEFGKVAPITWKDSMIDLLNNEIVSSNAYLYMNTSDGMILFNRPRDQHPDEAMQMVAAGLRISATKDPEGEFIWTTAITAKGIHADAITTGQMKADRIGAGILSLGGKDFGAAQLFLRDREDNIIAHFDGEARSWNELRAGAMYAPNVPRRTTLEDELSTTSLYVHPVAGDDVEGDGTSSHPFRTLQRAVDFIPEVNDATWDIRVIEPTKYPISEHLEIRGFRGDGIVRFRMDGVRFNGWVRLSSNLHRFAFYGGHYYHNGQGHPRTPEGPIATFHVIRTNILYMENCCVSAEQKAEHAMSATYGSFVEAHDCYFDRGLRNGAQAIRGSKMYINNCGGRENGEFGAYASINSEIAISGDVVDQKIYCPAGKGGGTGEDHFFWYSTWTSEVRVPSTYAGRKRSGLRVAIPENKILTAYPTEVASWRGQGGDTDDGRGWHVGRLLQGAGFYPHLLAEGEDGYGGNHAGFVWFGNINFKTRLAGRTIKDVRVQLRRAPRFTPDTPKEVQCWLHNYVRQDEAEDWEPSRVLMESHKVGSYSWNDERRFTLPRSAGERLAKGEAIGLAFFHEDWTQGLEIVPRSVVLEVVYE
- a CDS encoding phage holin family protein, encoding MEKAIKWILGLGGASASFLWGGWSSLLGVLLFLVILDYLSGMIAAAMEGKLNSGVGMIGITKKILTFALVAVAHLVDGTLGENHLFRDAAIFFYLANEMLSILENAGRIGVPIPPGFHQAIELLKGKEEEK
- a CDS encoding N-acetylmuramoyl-L-alanine amidase yields the protein MAKKIFIDPGHGGKDPGATGNGLKEKDLTLAIARECRRVLQQEYTGHSIRMSREKDQTVSLRQRTEEANRWGAHFFLSIHINAGGGTGFESYRYVKQGSAMTMAVQKEVHAVVLARSGWKDRRKKWANFHVLRESKMPAVLTENGFIDTGADAAKLKDPAFVKKLGRAHAEGLAKALGLKKKPSSAPPVSAPKRDQLIRVRVNGKQAGAFAQPENAVDLVEKVAKPGAVIDVNMV
- a CDS encoding PAS domain-containing sensor histidine kinase produces the protein MPIAFHLDLHPDQLASWVKNCTQAVVTVDDQGVVKTVSPQFLKLLQCPLDQVVEQPLDRYLHLPPEEMERLRHPDAHGGLRWVQGELLPFGSSPKTVTLQRISGKSSDGWLHLLLIYSRDQGAHHLQRHAEQIVNSLPQGIVLLDSTLRVTEINPAACRMFGVNKDDLCGQEMKRLFLRLEGGEGVDELEDRIRRREPFRDIPASWILEGVPQVVTVDYEIAAESGGESFLTINDITRNHLLDLKVRQTDRLAMIGQMAAGTAHEIRNPLTSIRGFLQVIRHTLDERGDLKGQGYAEIMLREIDRINHLLGEFLLMGKPRNVKKRRVELDHSLRELLPIIENEAILHNIEVRYLPGLKDFPPVWADPELLKQVVLNLCKNGIEAMGEGGLLQLRLSGDEERLILEVEDHGPGIPDSEINLIFDPFYTTKENGTGLGLAVSKQIIEDIGGEIQVSSGEAGSIFSVILPCVRD
- the dnaX gene encoding DNA polymerase III subunit gamma/tau; this translates as MSYRALYRVWRPQKFEDLIGQEHVTTTLKNALAEGHFSHAYLFSGPRGTGKTSAAKIMAKAVNCLQGPAPEPCNECDACRKITDGSLMDVVEIDAASNRGVDEIRDLRDKVKYAPSEVRCKVYIVDEVHMLTAEAFNALLKTLEEPPGHAIFILATTEPHKLPSTIISRCQRFSFRRHTLGNTLGHLRKICDSQGIQAEDSALAVIAQAADGGMRDALSLLDQVLAFSDDRVDEAAVLSVTGSVSRATLGDLMEACLGRDAGTALEKVEELLADGLEPERLIHDLVQLSRDLLLLAAAPELKEVQERLAGEERWNRLIKRESIDGLEGVLETLIQTQQQMKWAPHPRVLLEMALVRICHHSGPPSPQERGDADLIAGLQEQLKQLKQKVEELSGLAASPPVAEPAPPPSVRREPAAGGGERTGRKNLGPARLAPLLKEASTEALQKLQRAWPEVLARVKERKITVHAWLIDGEPVAATEDTLLMAFKNNIHRETTEKDSNKKLIEQVMKEVLGSTIRLMTVMREDWEKERSAAGVPSVTGRESGEKEVPPQEGSESDDPVERAVEMFGKDMVEITD
- a CDS encoding YbaB/EbfC family nucleoid-associated protein is translated as MKNMNQMMKQMKKMQAQMAKAQEELADKEVEGTAGGGVVKVVMNGHKQVLSVEIDPEAVDPEDVEMLQDMVTAAFNEAMKNVDDLVSKDLGKLTGGLNIPGLF
- the recR gene encoding recombination mediator RecR, which produces MNVPEPISKLIDGFMRLPGIGPKTAQRLAFFVLGMEEEDVMELAKALVHAKRDLKRCQVCSNITDQPVCSVCRDKSRDRSMICVVQDPRDVIAMERTREYAGLYHVLHGAISPMEGIGPDELSIPDLLKRLEDETVQEMILATNPNIEGEATAMYLQRLVKPFGIKVTRIAHGLPVGGDLEYADEVTLTKALEGRREL